One genomic window of Thalassoroseus pseudoceratinae includes the following:
- a CDS encoding PSD1 and planctomycete cytochrome C domain-containing protein, whose protein sequence is MKFFIPTTFLVLNCLCLSATAADTAQQEQFFERHIRPVLVEKCFECHSGKKQEGGLRLDSPKFLEEGNLSGAAVTPGKLHLSRLWDVIQYDEGDIQMPPKSKLPDDQIAAFRSWIEQGAYWPESYKPHLDKDNQPAWITHWAYQPIQKPKLPEVQNASWVKTPIDRFVLAKLEGASLEPSPPADRRTWLRRVSVNLTGLTPTFEEYAAFEADQSKDAEQKVVDRLLESPRYGERWARHWLDVARYSDTKGYVFREDRNYPESWTYRDWVVRAFNEDMPFDRFVKFQLAADKLTTDDNAAEQCAMGFLTLGRRFLNNRHDIIDDRIDVTTRGLMGLTVSCARCHDHKYDPIPAADYYSLYGVFNSSDEPQGEPSPLRMVDREKPREPHIFLRGQAHNRGPRVPRQFLEVIEGKDRQPFKDGSGRLEMAEAIVNPRNPLTARVFVNRVWGKHFGSYLVETPSDFGVRADQPTHPQLLDWLAQEFIDSGWSVKHLQRLITMSATYRQASGHRERAAAADPENRLLWRMNRQRLDFEAHRDNLLAAAGTLDLSMGGKSVPMTSEPFTTRRTIYGFIDRSNLPGLFRTFDFASPDIHSPRRYVTTVPQQALFQLNSPFLLQQATELANRTAAPNGQEVSTDERVRTLYRIIYGREPSAEEQQLAHAFLEENNEKPAAVVQQVWQYGYGRFDEATGRVTEWTKLPHFTGSTWQGGPKLPDPKTGWVSLRKDGGHPGKSPNYMAIRRWTAPAAGTVSIGGTLNHPAKPGQGDGVRGRIISNRIGQQGDWTAAHGSVPTSVSKVEVQAGDQIDFVVDSRASVNHDSFTWTVNVRGVLDGQRRGFHSANDFQGRAPDPLSRWAQYAQVLLLANEFVFVD, encoded by the coding sequence ATGAAATTTTTCATCCCGACGACTTTCCTGGTTTTGAACTGTTTGTGTCTCTCGGCGACCGCTGCGGACACGGCTCAGCAAGAGCAGTTCTTCGAACGGCATATTCGGCCGGTGTTGGTGGAGAAATGTTTCGAGTGCCATTCGGGCAAGAAACAGGAAGGTGGCTTGCGGTTGGATTCGCCGAAGTTCCTTGAGGAGGGGAATCTCAGCGGTGCCGCCGTGACGCCGGGCAAGCTGCATCTGAGTCGGTTATGGGATGTCATCCAGTACGACGAAGGTGATATTCAAATGCCGCCCAAGTCGAAATTGCCAGACGATCAGATTGCCGCGTTTCGATCTTGGATTGAACAGGGAGCGTATTGGCCAGAGTCGTACAAGCCCCATCTCGACAAAGACAACCAACCGGCGTGGATTACCCACTGGGCCTACCAACCCATTCAGAAACCGAAGCTGCCGGAAGTTCAAAACGCAAGTTGGGTCAAGACGCCCATTGACCGGTTTGTGCTGGCGAAGTTGGAAGGAGCCAGTCTCGAACCATCGCCACCGGCGGACCGCCGTACGTGGTTGCGACGGGTGAGCGTGAACTTAACCGGACTCACGCCGACGTTCGAGGAATACGCCGCGTTCGAGGCGGATCAGTCCAAGGATGCGGAACAAAAGGTCGTCGATCGGCTGTTGGAATCTCCTCGCTATGGTGAGCGTTGGGCACGACACTGGTTGGATGTCGCACGCTATTCCGATACGAAAGGCTACGTGTTCCGAGAGGATCGAAATTACCCTGAGTCGTGGACGTATCGCGATTGGGTGGTGCGGGCATTCAACGAAGACATGCCTTTTGATCGGTTTGTGAAATTTCAACTCGCCGCCGACAAGTTGACGACAGATGACAACGCCGCCGAACAGTGTGCGATGGGCTTTCTGACGCTTGGGCGACGGTTCTTGAACAATCGGCACGACATCATCGACGACCGTATTGATGTAACAACTCGCGGGTTGATGGGGCTGACGGTTTCGTGTGCTCGGTGTCACGATCACAAGTACGATCCGATCCCCGCCGCCGATTACTATTCGCTTTATGGCGTCTTCAATTCGTCAGACGAACCACAAGGGGAACCGTCTCCATTGCGGATGGTGGATCGTGAAAAGCCACGAGAACCCCACATTTTCCTGCGGGGCCAAGCTCACAATCGCGGTCCGCGTGTGCCGCGTCAGTTTTTGGAAGTCATCGAAGGTAAAGATCGGCAACCATTCAAGGACGGTAGCGGTCGGTTGGAAATGGCCGAGGCGATTGTGAACCCTCGGAATCCGCTGACGGCTCGCGTATTCGTCAACCGCGTGTGGGGGAAACATTTCGGGAGCTATCTGGTTGAGACGCCCAGCGATTTCGGCGTGCGAGCGGATCAACCGACACACCCGCAGTTACTCGATTGGCTCGCGCAGGAGTTCATCGACAGTGGTTGGTCGGTCAAACATTTGCAGCGGTTGATCACGATGTCGGCAACATATCGGCAAGCGAGCGGTCACCGAGAGAGAGCAGCAGCGGCCGATCCGGAAAATCGGTTGTTGTGGCGAATGAATCGACAGCGTCTGGATTTTGAAGCTCATCGGGATAACTTGCTGGCCGCCGCCGGGACGTTGGATCTGTCGATGGGTGGAAAATCGGTTCCGATGACGAGCGAACCATTCACGACCCGTCGAACGATTTACGGTTTCATTGATCGGTCGAATCTCCCGGGGCTGTTTCGCACGTTCGACTTTGCAAGTCCCGATATTCATTCGCCCCGACGGTACGTCACCACGGTCCCGCAACAAGCCCTGTTCCAACTAAACTCGCCGTTCCTTTTGCAGCAGGCGACCGAGTTAGCCAATCGTACGGCGGCACCGAATGGGCAGGAAGTCTCGACGGATGAGCGTGTTCGCACGTTGTATCGGATCATCTACGGTCGTGAACCATCCGCGGAGGAACAGCAGCTGGCCCATGCATTTCTGGAAGAAAACAACGAGAAACCCGCCGCTGTGGTGCAACAGGTTTGGCAGTACGGTTACGGTCGATTCGATGAAGCGACGGGCCGGGTGACGGAATGGACGAAGTTGCCACACTTCACCGGTTCGACTTGGCAGGGAGGACCGAAGCTGCCTGATCCGAAAACGGGGTGGGTGAGTCTCAGAAAGGACGGCGGACATCCGGGAAAGAGTCCGAATTATATGGCAATTCGACGTTGGACGGCACCGGCAGCGGGAACCGTTTCCATCGGTGGAACGCTGAATCATCCGGCGAAACCCGGTCAGGGGGATGGTGTCCGCGGGCGGATCATTTCCAACCGAATCGGTCAGCAAGGTGATTGGACCGCTGCCCACGGATCGGTGCCGACTTCGGTGTCCAAGGTTGAAGTTCAAGCCGGTGATCAGATTGATTTCGTGGTCGATTCGCGAGCGTCGGTCAATCACGACTCGTTCACCTGGACCGTCAACGTTCGAGGCGTTCTGGACGGTCAACGTCGAGGGTTCCACTCCGCGAATGACTTCCAGGGACGCGCTCCCGATCCGCTGTCCCGATGGGCACAGTATGCTCAAGTCTTGTTGTTAGCGAACGAGTTTGTTTTCGTCGACTAA
- a CDS encoding VOC family protein, protein MEPRVSIITLGVKDLDRSYQFYHHGLGFPTSHNPETGIVFFQTSGTCLALYPLDKLAEDVAPDLQADRNAFPGITLAHNTKTKPEVDEVLSLAERCGGRIEKPAQDTFWGGYSGYFSDPDGYFWEVAWSESWKFHDDGSLVIE, encoded by the coding sequence TTGGAACCTCGAGTCAGCATTATCACGCTTGGTGTGAAGGATCTGGATCGTTCTTATCAGTTCTATCATCACGGACTCGGGTTCCCGACGTCGCATAACCCAGAGACGGGGATCGTTTTCTTTCAGACGTCGGGAACGTGTCTGGCGTTGTATCCGCTGGACAAATTGGCGGAGGATGTCGCGCCGGATTTGCAAGCGGACCGAAATGCGTTCCCAGGCATTACTCTGGCCCATAACACGAAGACGAAGCCCGAGGTTGATGAGGTGCTGTCCCTGGCGGAACGCTGTGGCGGACGAATTGAGAAACCCGCGCAAGATACGTTTTGGGGCGGATACAGTGGCTATTTCTCCGATCCTGACGGCTACTTTTGGGAGGTCGCCTGGTCGGAGAGTTGGAAGTTTCACGACGATGGAAGTTTAGTCATCGAATAA
- a CDS encoding potassium channel family protein gives MQSSLRKILVGAIFFICSCWIAICAYCLAGWSFLEAVYMVTITIFGVGYGEVRPIEQTSLKIFTIGFIISGCTSSIYFLGGCVQMLAEGEINKALGARRMTRGIDRLTNHVIVCGYGRVGQILARDLKESDQSHVIIDVEKDRLQTAETAGHLVIHGDATDETVLQAAGVERARVLASVLSDDTANVFITLTARGLNEQMEIIARGEKPTTESKLLRSGANRVVLPAAIGASLISHLITRPSTEVLLSEAQGTQTLNDDLNRIGLKMTDVPITTNSGLVGSPIGDLNVTGMPGVVTVALRRQDGTVVRKPKVSATLDDGDTLILLSHHDTTIQLSLRKSSSAPRQYRGVKLGS, from the coding sequence ATGCAATCGTCCTTACGCAAGATCCTTGTTGGAGCAATTTTCTTTATTTGCTCCTGTTGGATCGCGATCTGCGCCTATTGTTTGGCCGGCTGGAGTTTCTTGGAAGCCGTCTACATGGTGACGATTACCATTTTCGGAGTGGGGTACGGTGAAGTCCGACCGATTGAGCAAACCAGCCTCAAAATTTTCACGATTGGATTCATCATCTCCGGGTGCACGTCGTCCATTTATTTTCTGGGCGGTTGCGTGCAGATGTTGGCGGAAGGCGAAATCAACAAGGCATTGGGAGCCAGGCGAATGACGCGGGGCATCGACCGATTGACCAACCACGTCATCGTTTGCGGTTACGGGCGGGTCGGACAGATCCTGGCCCGTGATTTGAAGGAAAGTGATCAATCACACGTCATCATCGACGTCGAAAAAGACCGATTGCAAACGGCGGAAACGGCGGGGCATCTTGTGATTCACGGCGACGCCACCGACGAAACCGTCTTGCAAGCCGCTGGTGTGGAACGAGCGCGAGTGCTCGCCAGCGTTTTATCCGACGATACCGCGAACGTGTTCATCACGCTGACCGCTCGCGGGCTGAACGAGCAAATGGAGATTATCGCTCGGGGTGAAAAACCAACCACGGAAAGCAAACTTCTTAGGTCGGGAGCAAATCGCGTTGTGCTACCGGCTGCGATTGGAGCCAGTCTCATTTCACATCTCATCACACGGCCTTCGACGGAAGTGCTACTTTCCGAGGCCCAAGGCACACAGACGTTAAACGACGACCTCAACCGCATCGGGCTCAAAATGACCGATGTGCCGATCACCACAAATTCTGGGTTGGTCGGTTCGCCGATTGGTGATCTCAACGTGACGGGAATGCCAGGCGTGGTCACTGTGGCGTTGCGTCGACAAGATGGAACCGTCGTTCGCAAGCCGAAAGTCTCGGCCACTCTGGACGATGGTGACACGCTGATTTTACTCAGCCACCACGACACCACGATTCAGCTGTCGCTTCGCAAATCCAGTTCCGCACCTCGGCAATATCGCGGCGTGAAACTCGGGTCCTAA
- a CDS encoding Gfo/Idh/MocA family protein: MTESTPSSTEHSPSRRTFVKTAAAVGAVAALDSVTLRSAHAAGSDQIKVGLVGCGGRGTGAAVQTLRADGYTKLVAMADVFQDQLDRSLKAIKSTNVADRVDVPKEQQFVGFDAYKQLLEADVDLVCLATPPHFRPAHFKAGIEAGKHMFVEKPVAVDAPGVRSVLETTELAKKKNLTVLSGLCWRYDTNMIEMVKKLQEGALGDISSVVTQRFNGGVKNTPRKEGWTDMEYQLRNWYYYTWLSSDFMAEQFVHELDNVAWLLGDEYPVKISATGGRQTRTGKEFGHIFDHFAVTFQYADGKRVYAQTRQAPGCSNENSVIALGSKGVCDVRAYRITGENSFQMKPKRTVMHQLEHDAMYAALRRGEILNNGEYMAKSSLMGIAGRMAAYTGKTLTWEQCLNSKEKLGPETYDWDAPLPEPPVAIPGITPFI; encoded by the coding sequence ATGACTGAATCAACACCATCTTCTACTGAGCATTCCCCTTCTCGGCGAACGTTCGTGAAAACCGCTGCTGCCGTGGGCGCGGTCGCTGCTTTGGATTCGGTGACGCTTCGCTCGGCCCATGCGGCTGGTTCCGACCAGATCAAAGTGGGCTTGGTTGGTTGCGGCGGACGTGGAACCGGGGCTGCGGTCCAAACTCTGCGCGCGGATGGCTACACCAAATTGGTTGCGATGGCGGACGTCTTTCAAGATCAACTCGACCGCAGCCTGAAGGCGATCAAGTCGACCAACGTCGCGGACCGAGTCGATGTTCCCAAAGAGCAGCAATTCGTCGGCTTCGATGCTTACAAGCAACTCTTGGAAGCCGATGTCGATTTGGTCTGCTTGGCCACCCCGCCCCACTTCCGACCGGCTCACTTCAAAGCTGGTATCGAAGCGGGCAAGCATATGTTCGTCGAAAAACCAGTTGCTGTCGATGCGCCTGGCGTCCGCAGTGTGCTCGAAACCACCGAGTTGGCCAAGAAGAAAAACCTCACGGTGCTCTCCGGATTGTGTTGGCGTTATGACACCAACATGATCGAAATGGTCAAGAAGTTGCAGGAAGGCGCACTGGGGGACATCTCCAGCGTGGTTACACAACGGTTCAACGGTGGGGTGAAGAACACGCCCCGCAAAGAAGGTTGGACCGATATGGAATACCAACTCCGCAACTGGTACTACTACACATGGCTCAGCAGTGACTTCATGGCCGAACAATTCGTGCACGAATTGGACAACGTGGCTTGGCTTTTGGGCGATGAGTACCCCGTGAAAATCTCCGCAACCGGTGGGCGACAAACCCGCACCGGGAAAGAGTTCGGGCATATTTTCGATCACTTTGCAGTCACCTTCCAGTACGCCGACGGAAAACGAGTTTATGCTCAAACCCGTCAGGCTCCGGGATGTAGCAACGAGAACAGCGTGATCGCGTTGGGATCGAAAGGTGTTTGTGATGTACGCGCTTACCGAATCACCGGCGAAAACAGTTTCCAAATGAAACCAAAACGTACGGTGATGCACCAACTTGAACACGACGCCATGTACGCGGCCCTTCGCCGCGGGGAAATCCTCAACAACGGGGAATACATGGCGAAAAGTTCGTTGATGGGGATTGCCGGCCGAATGGCTGCTTACACCGGCAAAACACTGACGTGGGAACAGTGCCTCAACTCGAAAGAGAAACTCGGCCCAGAAACCTACGATTGGGACGCACCGCTACCGGAACCACCTGTGGCAATTCCTGGCATCACACCGTTCATCTGA
- a CDS encoding sulfatase-like hydrolase/transferase has translation MNLLKLGVTCIVTFWAGLPLALADSPRPNVLLIVSDDQRPDTIAALGNTTIRTPNLDSLVQRGTTFTRATCANPICTPSRAEILTGASGFENGSLDFGQGISSDVTTLAETLRKSGYRTGYVGKWHNKGLPKDYGYQRTAGMYRGGGGKWWKPQNDSNGRPVTGYRGWIFYDENAQKQPERGVGLHGDISESFADAAISLIEADQPTENDQPFFVHVNFTAPHDPLFLPTDKQFHYQPEQITVPKNFLPQHPFDHGNFDGRDEQLFEWPRTKDMIRDELAVYYAVISHMDAQIGRILESLEDTNQTENTLVIFTSDHGLAIGSHGLRGKQNMYEHTIGVPLMMVGPGVPTNTRRTAQCYLRDIFPTVCDLVGLDIPKPVGGRSLKPVLAGDTEEIYSAVFGYYRAFQRMIRTPEWKLIRYPQVDREQLFHLTSDPHELTNLIDDPQHEMVADQLRQQMQDWQKSVGDKPETAKPD, from the coding sequence ATGAATTTGCTGAAACTGGGAGTGACTTGCATCGTGACGTTTTGGGCGGGTTTGCCGCTCGCTCTGGCTGATTCGCCGCGACCGAACGTTCTGCTGATTGTGAGTGACGACCAACGCCCCGACACCATCGCCGCTCTTGGAAACACAACCATCCGCACGCCGAACCTCGACAGTTTGGTGCAACGCGGCACCACATTCACACGGGCCACGTGTGCCAACCCCATCTGCACACCCAGCCGAGCGGAAATCCTCACCGGAGCCAGCGGATTCGAGAACGGTTCCCTCGATTTCGGTCAGGGCATCTCATCCGACGTGACAACACTCGCGGAAACCCTCCGGAAATCGGGATACCGCACCGGCTACGTGGGCAAATGGCACAATAAAGGCTTGCCGAAAGACTACGGCTACCAACGCACTGCCGGGATGTACCGTGGAGGTGGTGGGAAATGGTGGAAACCGCAGAACGATTCTAACGGCCGCCCTGTGACCGGATATCGCGGTTGGATTTTCTACGACGAGAATGCCCAGAAACAGCCGGAACGCGGTGTGGGACTGCACGGCGATATCAGCGAATCATTTGCCGACGCCGCCATTTCGCTCATCGAAGCCGACCAGCCAACCGAGAACGATCAACCGTTTTTCGTCCACGTCAACTTCACTGCTCCCCATGATCCTCTGTTTCTGCCAACGGACAAACAGTTCCACTATCAGCCCGAGCAAATCACGGTTCCGAAGAATTTTCTCCCGCAGCATCCGTTCGATCATGGCAACTTCGATGGCCGTGACGAACAACTTTTCGAGTGGCCCCGCACGAAAGACATGATCCGCGATGAACTCGCCGTGTATTACGCAGTTATCTCGCACATGGATGCCCAAATCGGGCGAATCTTGGAGTCCCTCGAAGACACCAACCAAACCGAAAACACACTTGTCATTTTCACGAGTGATCACGGTTTGGCGATTGGCAGCCACGGTTTGCGAGGGAAGCAGAATATGTACGAGCACACGATTGGCGTTCCACTGATGATGGTCGGGCCGGGCGTGCCGACCAACACCCGTCGAACGGCTCAGTGTTACCTGCGAGACATTTTCCCGACGGTTTGCGATCTCGTTGGTTTGGACATCCCCAAACCTGTGGGCGGTCGCAGTTTGAAACCGGTACTGGCTGGCGACACCGAAGAAATTTATTCGGCCGTTTTCGGTTACTACCGTGCCTTTCAACGCATGATCCGCACACCGGAATGGAAACTCATTCGCTACCCGCAAGTCGATCGGGAGCAGCTGTTTCACCTCACGTCCGATCCGCACGAGCTGACAAATCTCATCGACGATCCGCAACACGAAATGGTCGCTGACCAACTCCGCCAGCAAATGCAGGACTGGCAAAAGTCCGTCGGCGACAAACCGGAGACTGCGAAACCGGATTGA